Proteins from one Candidatus Poribacteria bacterium genomic window:
- a CDS encoding transposase, which translates to MGERRKYDSRFKAEVALEAIKNQQTISQIASQYGVHPNQVSKWKRKAVEGLVEVFSDGKERKERDQQKLIDELYRQIGQLKVELDWLKIIWTCHLRRRRC; encoded by the coding sequence ATGGGGGAAAGAAGGAAGTATGACAGCCGCTTCAAAGCAGAAGTTGCCTTGGAGGCCATCAAAAACCAGCAGACCATCTCACAGATAGCCTCCCAATACGGAGTTCACCCGAACCAGGTGAGCAAGTGGAAGAGGAAAGCAGTGGAAGGGCTTGTGGAAGTGTTCTCAGATGGCAAGGAGAGGAAAGAGAGAGATCAGCAGAAACTAATAGATGAGCTATACAGGCAGATAGGGCAACTGAAAGTAGAGCTTGACTGGTTGAAAATAATCTGGACTTGTCACTTGCGGAGAAGAAGATGCTGA
- a CDS encoding NAD-dependent protein deacylase — MLRELRGVGSAVVLTGAGVSTASGIPDFRGPGGIYSKVSPEVFDIDFFMNHPERYYRIEREILREALDAKPNVTHFLIAKLERMGLIEAVITQNIDGLHRKAGSSKVIELHGNISTGSCLRCGRRFRREEIDRMLRAVDVPRCECGGVIKPDVVFFGEMLPPQALNEGMRLAAESDLMVVMGSSLVVHPAATLPSITVRNGGKLIIVNRGETTLDHLAYRRYDVDLVEFSAEALRLLEGHDT, encoded by the coding sequence ATGTTGAGGGAGTTGCGTGGGGTTGGATCGGCTGTGGTTCTGACCGGCGCGGGCGTGAGCACCGCCAGCGGGATACCGGATTTCCGAGGCCCTGGAGGGATATACTCGAAGGTGTCCCCCGAGGTTTTCGATATAGACTTCTTCATGAACCATCCGGAGAGATACTACCGGATCGAAAGGGAGATCCTGCGTGAGGCGCTCGACGCTAAACCCAACGTGACGCACTTCCTCATAGCTAAGCTCGAGAGGATGGGGCTGATCGAGGCGGTCATCACCCAGAATATCGATGGCCTTCATCGGAAAGCCGGCTCCTCGAAGGTCATAGAGCTGCACGGCAACATCTCCACGGGAAGCTGCCTCAGATGTGGCAGGCGGTTTCGGAGGGAGGAGATCGACAGGATGCTGCGGGCTGTGGATGTGCCGAGATGCGAGTGTGGGGGCGTTATAAAACCGGATGTGGTTTTCTTCGGCGAGATGTTACCTCCCCAGGCGCTAAACGAAGGTATGCGGCTGGCGGCCGAATCGGATCTGATGGTGGTTATGGGCTCCTCCCTGGTGGTACACCCCGCCGCCACCCTGCCCTCCATAACCGTCCGTAACGGGGGCAAACTCATCATCGTCAACAGAGGCGAGACGACACTGGACCACCTCGCCTACAGGAGATATGATGTCGATCTCGTGGAATTCTCCGCAGAGGCTTTAAGGTTGTTGGAAGGCCATGATACCTGA